Genomic DNA from Brenneria izadpanahii:
CAAAGTGCAAAATCGCCTCAGTAAGTTTGCGTTGAATATCCTGCCATTCAATGTCAGACATTCGTTGACCGGCAAGCGGGGCGACACCAAAATTGAGCACTGAACGACGAATTTGATCCATACCGCTTAAATCGTGCTGCGCTTCATTGTTGATGGTGTTGAACAGCCATTGCAGATCGCGCAGCACATGGCGGCGCAGTGTGCTGTGAGAAACCAAGTTACTGTTGAGCGGCTCCTGACGTTTATCGGGCGCATCGTCCGTCAGGCGATCGAGCAGCGATGGCTGCATTTTATCGCGCGCGCCAATCGTCTCCTGCTCGCGGCGAAACCGCCAGCCGCCGCGCAGCAACGCATTTTCATCTTCGCGATACTGCTTAGTCATGCCTGTCTTCATCCACACTGAATATTAAGCTATCGAGCGAGAGCAATGGAAACTCATCGCTGTCGTTGAGCCATACCTTTTGACCGATCCCCAGGTACTGTTCTCCGCCGTTATTTATCGGTTCCCATTCAGTGGCGCGGGCCAGCAGAAAGCGGTCTTCGGTATCTTCCATCAGCGGATAACGCGCCGGAATCTGGCAAACCTGTTCGGTGCCGTCTACCAGTCTGACCGATGTATGTCGCCATACCAGATCGGTTACGCTCGAAGGGGCCTGAAAACGCATTTCTGCAATGGCGCTAAACGGCAGCCAGAAGTAGCGGCCGTTCACAATGACTTCACACACCGGTCCCAGGCGGGCGTCGCCGTCCATCAACCAGTCGAAACGATGAACACGTTCTTGTGAC
This window encodes:
- the tssE gene encoding type VI secretion system baseplate subunit TssE, producing MTKQYREDENALLRGGWRFRREQETIGARDKMQPSLLDRLTDDAPDKRQEPLNSNLVSHSTLRRHVLRDLQWLFNTINNEAQHDLSGMDQIRRSVLNFGVAPLAGQRMSDIEWQDIQRKLTEAILHFEPRILPQGLQVRCISDPKSLDLHNVLSIEIKGRLWCVPYPLEFLFRTDVDLENGYFELKDAG
- a CDS encoding type VI secretion system accessory protein TagJ; its protein translation is MQTLYQQLSSTSLADTLTQLENDIKTQPANADLRAAFVQLLCLAGNWGRALIQLKSWLALKPQAKPTITLLEQAIAGEQRRIEVMEGRARPNMPDTQWPWLTPLLAALSARNADTASTQREAAFAEAEINPGELTSQERVHRFDWLMDGDARLGPVCEVIVNGRYFWLPFSAIAEMRFQAPSSVTDLVWRHTSVRLVDGTEQVCQIPARYPLMEDTEDRFLLARATEWEPINNGGEQYLGIGQKVWLNDSDEFPLLSLDSLIFSVDEDRHD